Proteins encoded together in one Prevotella scopos JCM 17725 window:
- a CDS encoding LicD family protein — protein MIETFNTGETQESLRQEYNPDGSVLRKAQLRLLDMAIYLQETAKKIGIPCRLDGGNVLGAVRHGGFIPWDDDIDMVVSYKDFRRLCDYLKAHPHPQYVLQDNDTDPGFYKEWACLRDLKSENRSHESQGSTDRRIHEAQRYRGLHVDIFPYEGNMIPWLQRFAAKLSVNVNAKLAGQHPHLAQTSYTLLHNIVFPTFRFFGKIFGKPDLWMHSYGAWFYEQHPRRCMMPHKDIVFEGYTFEGPADVDEFCRIAYGNYMDLPPRNKRDRHKVDVVFK, from the coding sequence ATGATTGAAACATTCAACACAGGAGAGACACAAGAAAGTCTCCGACAGGAATATAACCCAGACGGTTCTGTGCTCAGAAAAGCACAGTTGAGACTGCTTGATATGGCTATCTACCTGCAGGAGACTGCTAAAAAGATAGGCATTCCCTGCCGTCTTGATGGCGGTAATGTGTTAGGAGCTGTACGACATGGGGGCTTTATTCCTTGGGATGATGACATTGACATGGTTGTAAGCTATAAGGACTTCAGACGTTTATGCGATTATCTGAAAGCACATCCTCATCCACAATATGTGCTACAAGACAATGATACCGACCCAGGCTTCTATAAAGAATGGGCATGTTTACGCGATTTGAAAAGTGAAAACCGTAGCCACGAAAGCCAAGGCAGCACTGACCGAAGAATACATGAAGCACAGAGATACAGAGGCCTACATGTTGACATCTTTCCATACGAAGGTAATATGATTCCTTGGTTACAACGTTTTGCTGCAAAACTATCGGTAAATGTGAATGCAAAATTAGCAGGTCAGCACCCCCATTTAGCACAGACAAGCTATACCCTTTTACACAACATCGTTTTTCCTACGTTCCGCTTTTTCGGTAAAATCTTTGGAAAACCAGACCTTTGGATGCACTCATACGGCGCTTGGTTCTATGAACAACACCCACGTCGCTGTATGATGCCACACAAAGATATCGTTTTTGAGGGCTATACTTTTGAAGGTCCTGCAGACGTGGATGAGTTCTGTCGCATCGCCTACGGGAACTATATGGACCTACCTCCAAGGAATAAACGTGACAGACATAAGGTAGATGTCGTCTTTAAGTAG
- a CDS encoding lipopolysaccharide biosynthesis protein — protein sequence MEKETLKEKTAKGLFWGALNNGTMQLLNIVIGIFLARLLTPADYGLVGMLAVFTAIAGALQESGFTAALANMERPTDNDYNSVFWFSAIMGWISYTTLFFSAPLIAAFFHHPELISLSRFVFASLLFSSLGTAPAAYLFKNMMVKETALLRITCLFISGVVGIILALKGYAYWSLAWQQVLYISLTSLWRFFIIPWRPSFRIDFTPVKKMFSFSYKILVTTIVNTISQNILTFIFGRLYSAKVVGNFSQAFKWDTMASTFVSGTVSQVAQPVLVEVNKDPERQVNVFRKMLRFTAFLVFPAMFGLAMISYEFIILLISDKWIESIPLLRILCISGAFLPFYTMYQNLILSRGKSVVYMWCTIALIIAQIVFVISCYQQGVVFMVSAYTIVTVLWLFVWQFFAGRETGLRLFDVLKDISPYLLASVAVMVVVYFATSFIHNLLLLLIIRILLAALLYFLIMKWTGSQILVECMNYLHRRKQ from the coding sequence ATGGAAAAAGAAACACTGAAGGAGAAAACAGCCAAAGGACTTTTTTGGGGTGCATTGAACAATGGTACAATGCAGCTCTTGAATATTGTTATTGGAATCTTTTTGGCACGTCTGCTCACACCAGCTGACTATGGATTGGTGGGAATGTTGGCAGTGTTTACTGCTATTGCGGGTGCCTTGCAGGAAAGTGGATTTACTGCAGCACTTGCCAATATGGAGCGTCCAACGGATAATGATTATAACTCTGTCTTTTGGTTTAGTGCTATAATGGGTTGGATTTCATATACAACCCTCTTCTTTTCAGCTCCTTTGATTGCAGCTTTCTTTCATCATCCAGAGCTTATCAGTCTATCCCGTTTCGTCTTTGCATCATTGCTTTTCTCCTCATTAGGTACGGCTCCTGCAGCTTATCTTTTCAAAAATATGATGGTTAAAGAGACTGCTCTGCTGCGTATCACCTGCCTTTTTATTTCGGGTGTGGTAGGAATTATCTTAGCTTTAAAGGGTTATGCTTATTGGAGTTTGGCTTGGCAGCAAGTACTTTATATCAGTCTTACGAGTCTATGGCGTTTCTTTATCATTCCTTGGCGACCCTCTTTTCGCATCGACTTTACCCCTGTAAAGAAGATGTTTTCCTTTAGTTATAAGATTCTTGTGACGACGATTGTCAATACGATCAGTCAGAATATTCTAACCTTTATCTTCGGTCGTTTATATTCTGCAAAGGTAGTGGGAAACTTCTCTCAAGCCTTCAAGTGGGATACAATGGCAAGCACCTTTGTGTCTGGAACGGTGTCGCAGGTAGCGCAACCAGTGCTTGTCGAGGTGAATAAAGACCCAGAAAGGCAGGTGAATGTGTTCCGTAAGATGCTTCGTTTTACGGCATTCTTAGTCTTTCCTGCTATGTTTGGATTGGCGATGATATCGTACGAATTTATCATTCTTCTTATATCAGATAAATGGATAGAGAGTATTCCTTTGCTACGAATTCTCTGTATTAGCGGTGCTTTTTTACCATTCTACACGATGTATCAGAATCTTATCCTTAGTCGTGGTAAGTCTGTTGTTTATATGTGGTGTACGATAGCTTTAATCATTGCACAGATAGTCTTTGTGATTAGTTGCTATCAGCAAGGAGTGGTGTTTATGGTAAGTGCTTATACTATTGTAACCGTCTTATGGCTCTTCGTATGGCAGTTCTTTGCTGGAAGAGAGACGGGGTTACGCCTTTTTGATGTACTGAAGGATATCAGTCCTTACCTTTTAGCTTCAGTAGCAGTAATGGTGGTTGTTTATTTTGCAACCTCTTTCATTCATAACCTCCTCTTACTCTTGATTATAAGAATTCTTTTGGCGGCTCTACTTTACTTTCTAATTATGAAATGGACAGGGTCACAGATACTCGTGGAGTGTATGAATTATCTACATCGACGTAAGCAATAG
- a CDS encoding serine acetyltransferase, with translation MNPFVQGVILTVSSLRLIPHILLYKLYRAKIDDDLLQVQDRKRGVCNFVKVMTRERTFRNLFYYRIGEYMSTPIKWLCPGERTLNIWCPSIGKGAHFEHNYATYLNAESIGKDFYCLQLVTLGTGHHEGQEGRPIIGDNVKIMTGATVFGPIRIGNNVTIGAGAVVFKDVPDGCTVVGNPARIVKQQ, from the coding sequence ATGAACCCATTTGTTCAAGGCGTAATACTTACTGTGTCCTCCCTAAGGTTGATTCCACATATCCTACTATATAAGTTGTATAGAGCGAAGATTGATGATGATCTCCTACAAGTGCAGGACCGAAAACGAGGGGTGTGTAACTTCGTGAAGGTGATGACGCGTGAGCGTACCTTTCGCAATCTTTTCTATTATAGAATAGGTGAATACATGTCAACACCCATCAAATGGCTGTGTCCTGGCGAACGAACATTGAACATCTGGTGCCCTTCTATTGGCAAAGGTGCTCATTTTGAACATAACTATGCTACCTACCTAAATGCAGAGAGTATTGGTAAGGACTTCTATTGCCTTCAGTTGGTAACCTTGGGAACAGGACATCATGAAGGTCAAGAAGGTCGCCCTATAATTGGTGATAATGTGAAAATAATGACTGGAGCAACCGTCTTTGGGCCAATTCGTATCGGTAATAATGTTACGATAGGAGCTGGAGCGGTCGTCTTTAAGGATGTACCTGATGGTTGCACAGTAGTTGGTAACCCTGCAAGAATCGTAAAACAGCAATAA
- a CDS encoding glycosyltransferase family 2 protein: MKLEYPKITVVTPSYNQGQFIEATIKSVIGQQYPNLEYIVCDGGSTDETVEILKKYADKITWWCSEKDNGQSDAINKGMHRATGDIVCWINSDDVLLPGTLLIVAKFFHDHPDTDFANGYTVEIDKEGKIINFTHIVMNHFFFRHGCYNISQPGMFWKRKIFDKIGYIDESFHAKMDVEWLIRVYEAGLKVRRINRNLGAIRIYPETKTAQGGTIWKRDTDALRAMYLGKYLPENGRCYRPFFKLYKILDGCMFRNAIRKWQYCGKPVTTYKENL, encoded by the coding sequence ATGAAATTGGAATATCCAAAGATAACAGTTGTAACGCCTTCTTATAATCAAGGACAGTTCATAGAAGCAACGATTAAATCGGTCATCGGACAGCAATACCCTAACTTGGAGTATATTGTTTGTGATGGTGGATCTACCGATGAAACCGTGGAAATATTGAAGAAGTACGCTGATAAGATTACATGGTGGTGTAGTGAGAAAGATAATGGACAAAGTGACGCCATCAATAAGGGGATGCATAGAGCTACTGGTGACATTGTTTGTTGGATAAATAGCGATGATGTGTTGTTGCCAGGAACCTTACTTATTGTAGCAAAATTCTTTCATGACCATCCTGATACAGACTTCGCCAATGGCTATACGGTCGAGATTGACAAGGAAGGGAAGATTATTAACTTCACGCATATCGTAATGAATCATTTCTTTTTTCGTCATGGCTGTTATAATATCTCACAACCAGGAATGTTTTGGAAACGTAAGATTTTCGATAAAATCGGCTATATTGATGAGTCTTTTCATGCAAAGATGGATGTGGAATGGCTCATTAGGGTGTACGAAGCAGGGCTGAAAGTAAGACGTATCAATCGTAATTTGGGTGCAATTCGTATTTACCCAGAGACCAAAACGGCACAAGGAGGAACAATTTGGAAACGTGATACAGATGCACTTCGTGCGATGTATCTTGGAAAGTATTTGCCAGAAAATGGCCGATGTTATCGTCCTTTCTTCAAGTTGTACAAGATTCTTGATGGTTGTATGTTCCGTAATGCCATAAGGAAATGGCAGTATTGTGGTAAGCCTGTTACAACTTATAAAGAGAATCTTTAA
- a CDS encoding DUF6080 domain-containing protein, translating into MRNIFAIKRGERRLCLVAFLAFLALNWLMIAYNYGLFTRGGNLGFWGLFFDHYTVSGFDNLSYMTMSRWKIYYQLYRHPLLPTFFYPFYLLNHWLMDLTGRNNAIFIEAFFNVLAATYSCLFIYRIFVKVQELRRKDALLLTVFFFSFASILLTVFVPDHFIFTLFFLTMTLYLAGRAMKREKSSMKAWQTMLLSFFAAGITFTNIAKIGLADLFVNGKKTFRIKHFFISFILPLCALFAIYSYQQQAFVEPDAKVQAKVKEKKLKKDLKFAAKYEKQHEFMKSRTGTQVANNRFFEWTDLSSSRTDAVVENLFGESLQLHQKHVLEDVNKSRPIIVRYSCVLNYIAEAIIILLFLGGIIVGRKDKFLQLCMAWFATDIALHIILGFGIIEVYIMGAHWLFIIPIAISYLFKRIKQRRVLIGARLFIAALTLALIVYNLSLIIPYMLRGFVAPH; encoded by the coding sequence ATGCGAAATATCTTTGCGATAAAACGTGGTGAAAGGCGACTATGCCTGGTAGCATTCTTAGCTTTCTTGGCACTAAACTGGCTCATGATAGCCTATAACTATGGTTTGTTTACCAGAGGAGGCAACTTAGGTTTTTGGGGATTATTCTTCGACCATTACACTGTCTCGGGCTTCGACAACCTTTCCTACATGACAATGTCACGATGGAAAATTTATTATCAGCTCTATCGTCACCCATTGTTACCAACTTTTTTCTATCCTTTCTATCTCCTCAATCACTGGCTAATGGATCTCACAGGTAGAAATAATGCCATATTCATCGAAGCTTTCTTCAATGTACTAGCCGCTACTTATAGTTGTCTTTTCATCTATCGCATCTTTGTGAAAGTACAAGAATTAAGAAGAAAAGACGCTCTGTTACTAACGGTCTTCTTCTTTTCTTTTGCCTCTATCCTGCTCACAGTGTTTGTGCCAGACCATTTTATCTTCACACTATTCTTCCTAACTATGACATTATACCTTGCTGGAAGAGCGATGAAACGGGAGAAAAGTAGCATGAAAGCATGGCAAACAATGCTCTTGTCATTCTTTGCAGCAGGCATAACCTTTACGAATATCGCAAAGATTGGCTTGGCTGATTTGTTTGTCAATGGTAAGAAAACTTTTCGGATAAAGCACTTCTTCATTAGCTTTATTCTACCACTTTGTGCATTATTCGCAATTTATAGCTATCAACAGCAGGCGTTCGTTGAACCAGATGCGAAAGTACAAGCAAAGGTAAAAGAAAAGAAACTGAAGAAAGACTTGAAGTTTGCTGCTAAGTATGAGAAGCAACATGAGTTCATGAAAAGTCGTACTGGAACGCAAGTAGCCAACAATAGATTCTTTGAATGGACTGACTTATCAAGTTCACGAACTGACGCAGTCGTAGAGAATCTCTTCGGTGAGAGTTTACAACTTCATCAAAAACACGTATTGGAAGATGTAAACAAGTCACGCCCAATCATCGTCAGGTATAGTTGTGTACTTAATTATATAGCTGAAGCAATAATCATACTTTTGTTTTTAGGCGGAATCATCGTGGGTAGAAAGGACAAATTCCTACAATTATGTATGGCTTGGTTTGCCACAGACATTGCGCTCCATATCATTCTCGGCTTCGGTATCATCGAAGTTTATATCATGGGGGCACATTGGTTGTTCATCATCCCAATAGCAATAAGCTATCTGTTTAAACGTATCAAACAAAGACGAGTACTAATAGGAGCAAGACTTTTTATTGCAGCTTTAACGCTTGCCTTAATAGTTTACAACCTCAGCCTCATCATTCCTTATATGTTACGAGGCTTTGTTGCCCCACATTAA
- a CDS encoding DUF6080 domain-containing protein — MHIFNIFKVKKEERWLVFIMLAVFLTFNTLLIISHYHVYTMGAHGGFWSIFTKNFRMSGYDNWSWITISGMRIHFMTLRHPLYLTFLYPLYLLNHWLIDIFGYNFAVYFMAIIIVLSAFYAVVFAYRIFREVMGLRQFDATLLTLLLFSFGHILIPSMVPDHFIVSMMFLLMTLYICGKKMKKRELLTAWQSFILTFFTAGMATSNGAKIYLAGLFTNQKKFFTWKYIMIGVILPCILLIGIQQAQYYLLEVPQKAIISNIEKVKKQKDPKGVEEFQKKRNAWQKSHLGQTMSKGSVLDWLDGSTPRSTTLVENFFGESIQLHQRYLLKDVAWDRPVFVAYNWIINYAIEAIMIVLFVMGIIFGWRKRFFQMLLAWFACDITLHLILGFGITEVYIMASGWAFIIPIAYGYLMKGLSHRHRQILRGMLLVITIFLWVYNGGLTANYLLNL; from the coding sequence ATGCACATATTCAATATATTCAAGGTGAAGAAAGAGGAACGCTGGTTGGTTTTCATCATGCTAGCTGTCTTCCTTACTTTCAATACATTACTCATCATAAGCCATTACCACGTCTATACAATGGGCGCACATGGCGGTTTTTGGAGTATCTTTACCAAGAATTTCCGTATGTCAGGCTATGATAACTGGTCATGGATAACCATTTCAGGGATGCGCATCCATTTCATGACTTTACGCCATCCGCTATATCTCACCTTCCTTTATCCACTTTACCTATTGAACCACTGGCTCATAGATATTTTTGGATATAACTTTGCTGTGTACTTCATGGCTATCATCATCGTACTCTCAGCCTTCTATGCGGTGGTGTTCGCCTATCGTATTTTCCGTGAAGTCATGGGATTGAGACAGTTCGATGCGACTCTCCTAACCCTACTCCTCTTCTCCTTCGGACATATCCTTATACCATCGATGGTACCCGACCATTTCATCGTATCAATGATGTTTCTTCTGATGACATTGTATATTTGTGGTAAAAAGATGAAGAAGAGAGAATTATTGACAGCTTGGCAGTCATTTATCCTGACCTTTTTCACTGCGGGTATGGCTACCTCTAATGGTGCAAAGATTTATCTTGCTGGGCTATTTACAAATCAGAAAAAGTTCTTTACATGGAAGTATATCATGATTGGCGTAATCCTTCCATGCATCTTGTTGATTGGTATTCAGCAAGCACAATATTACCTTTTAGAGGTCCCTCAAAAGGCTATTATCAGCAACATAGAAAAAGTAAAGAAACAAAAGGACCCTAAGGGAGTGGAAGAATTTCAAAAGAAGCGTAATGCTTGGCAGAAATCACATTTAGGGCAGACCATGTCAAAGGGGTCAGTGCTGGATTGGCTTGATGGTTCAACACCTCGTTCAACGACTTTGGTAGAGAACTTCTTCGGCGAATCTATTCAGTTGCACCAACGTTATCTGCTGAAAGATGTTGCTTGGGACAGACCGGTTTTCGTAGCGTACAACTGGATTATAAACTATGCGATAGAAGCCATCATGATTGTGCTCTTTGTCATGGGAATTATTTTCGGTTGGCGGAAACGCTTCTTCCAAATGCTTTTGGCGTGGTTTGCTTGTGATATAACACTGCATCTCATTCTTGGTTTTGGCATTACAGAGGTTTATATCATGGCATCAGGCTGGGCTTTCATCATCCCAATAGCTTATGGTTATCTTATGAAAGGACTTTCTCATAGACACCGTCAAATACTGCGCGGCATGCTATTAGTGATTACGATTTTCCTTTGGGTTTACAACGGAGGATTAACAGCCAACTATCTACTTAACTTATAA
- a CDS encoding GtrA family protein, with protein sequence MLRNEIKDRKKLGEIVRFIIVGSSAAAIQYSTYLLLICWLQPLIANTIAYLVSFIFNYIASTRYTFRVKSTTKRGAGFVFSHITNYLLQSGFLKLFLWLGFSKQIALIPMFAICVPINFLLVRFFLHKK encoded by the coding sequence ATGCTAAGAAATGAGATAAAAGACAGGAAAAAGCTCGGTGAAATCGTACGTTTTATCATCGTTGGATCATCAGCTGCAGCCATACAATATAGCACATATTTACTGTTAATATGCTGGCTACAGCCCCTCATCGCAAATACTATTGCTTACCTGGTTAGCTTTATATTTAACTATATTGCTTCCACACGTTACACCTTCCGCGTAAAGTCAACGACAAAACGAGGAGCAGGATTTGTCTTTTCGCATATTACCAATTATCTTTTGCAGAGTGGTTTCCTAAAACTCTTCCTTTGGTTAGGCTTCAGCAAACAGATAGCATTGATTCCTATGTTCGCTATCTGTGTACCAATCAACTTCCTTTTAGTACGCTTTTTCTTACATAAGAAGTGA
- a CDS encoding HAD family hydrolase, with amino-acid sequence MKKIYAFDFDGTLTTKDTLIEFIRFTKGSRQMFLGFLLFSPILILMKTHLYPNEKAKQKIFSFFFKGIRIDDFNTLCTRFAQQNKHLLRPAGEEKVRKVIEEQNVIVLIISASIDNWVRPFFDGIDDKIKILGTQIEVKENYLTGRFTTKNCYGQEKVNRLLALYPHREAYDLIAFGDSKGDKELLDFADKGYYKPFRNKKRDAKK; translated from the coding sequence ATGAAAAAGATATATGCCTTTGATTTCGATGGGACATTGACTACTAAGGATACCCTTATAGAATTTATCCGCTTTACAAAAGGAAGCAGGCAGATGTTCTTGGGGTTTCTACTCTTTTCACCGATACTAATCTTGATGAAAACCCACCTTTACCCCAACGAGAAAGCAAAACAGAAGATATTCTCCTTTTTCTTCAAAGGGATAAGAATTGACGATTTCAACACCCTCTGTACACGCTTTGCACAGCAGAACAAACACTTGCTTCGACCTGCCGGAGAAGAAAAAGTAAGGAAGGTTATTGAAGAACAAAACGTAATAGTACTTATCATCAGTGCGAGCATAGACAACTGGGTACGCCCTTTCTTCGATGGAATCGATGATAAGATAAAAATCTTAGGAACTCAGATTGAAGTAAAAGAGAATTACCTTACAGGTAGATTTACCACTAAAAACTGCTACGGACAAGAGAAGGTAAATCGCCTATTGGCACTTTACCCACATCGCGAAGCCTATGACTTGATAGCTTTCGGTGACAGCAAAGGCGATAAAGAGTTACTTGACTTTGCAGACAAAGGCTATTACAAACCTTTCAGAAATAAGAAACGAGATGCTAAGAAATGA
- a CDS encoding decaprenyl-phosphate phosphoribosyltransferase: protein MRNLILLIRPHQWIKNLIVLLPVFFGGALLHWDAIYAGLITTLAFSFSASSIYCLNDIVDINDDRQHPVKRNRPMASGAVSIGMGYLLMGMMFIFSMASTFLLPAHQLETASVILFYWLLNIAYCLRLKQYAIIDVCIVAFGFVLRILAGGYATNIQLSKWIVLMTFLLMLFLSFAKRRDDVVRMNETGNAPRQNTIRYNITFINQAITITASVTLVCYIMYTMSPETIQNFHTDYLYLTSVFVLLGLLRYIQISVVDKKSGDPTKVMLHDRFMQLIVLAFGLAFLFIIYVLKNIQ from the coding sequence ATGAGAAACCTCATATTGTTAATTCGCCCACATCAGTGGATAAAAAACCTCATTGTTCTTCTGCCAGTATTCTTCGGCGGAGCATTACTACATTGGGATGCCATTTACGCAGGTCTGATTACAACGCTAGCTTTTAGTTTTTCAGCGTCATCAATCTACTGTCTTAATGACATCGTAGATATCAACGATGATCGCCAACATCCTGTAAAACGAAACCGCCCAATGGCATCTGGAGCTGTGAGTATTGGGATGGGATACCTACTGATGGGAATGATGTTCATCTTCTCGATGGCTTCGACCTTTTTGTTACCAGCTCACCAACTAGAGACAGCCAGCGTAATCCTCTTTTACTGGCTATTAAACATTGCCTATTGCCTTCGTCTAAAGCAATATGCCATCATCGACGTGTGTATCGTTGCCTTCGGATTTGTACTTCGCATTCTTGCCGGAGGATACGCTACGAACATACAACTGAGTAAGTGGATAGTGCTCATGACCTTCCTCCTAATGCTCTTTTTATCGTTTGCAAAACGCCGTGATGACGTAGTGAGAATGAATGAGACGGGGAATGCACCGCGTCAAAACACTATTCGTTATAACATCACCTTCATCAATCAGGCTATCACGATAACAGCGAGTGTTACTCTCGTATGTTATATCATGTACACTATGAGCCCAGAGACGATTCAGAATTTTCACACAGATTACCTTTATCTGACAAGTGTTTTCGTACTCTTAGGGCTGCTACGTTATATTCAGATATCAGTAGTTGACAAAAAGAGTGGCGACCCAACGAAGGTGATGCTACACGATCGTTTTATGCAACTGATTGTCTTAGCCTTCGGTCTAGCCTTCCTCTTCATTATCTATGTACTTAAGAATATCCAATAA
- a CDS encoding acyltransferase family protein — translation MKIKDIELANISRYRGELMGAAMLFVILFHVSLPREDAFFGLRRMGNIGVDIFLFLSGMGLWFSWTKKPSLRLFYLRRLLRIYPAWFIIACLYYIPDYLCPNLVGHSGQSTSIIDLIGDITINWDFWLHDELTFWYIPAIIFLYLVSPFYMNLIIKHPIYRWLPVMMIMWCILVQYVTPIHNILGHLEIFWSRIPIFFIGINIAAAVKRKETMDGASIWMIWLMFIMALAASIFLEQEKHGQFPLFLERMLYIPLTITTILLLNRVFRRTPKSINKAFKFIGALSLEAYLIHAHFVLDYVEKNNWSYWPTFIVTTAITLIFAWLLHTLLEQIITPIEKRIK, via the coding sequence ATGAAGATAAAAGACATCGAATTAGCTAACATAAGCCGTTACCGTGGCGAATTGATGGGAGCAGCTATGCTCTTCGTCATCCTCTTTCATGTTAGTCTGCCACGAGAGGATGCTTTCTTCGGATTAAGAAGAATGGGGAATATTGGCGTAGATATCTTCCTCTTCCTGAGCGGTATGGGTCTTTGGTTCTCTTGGACCAAGAAGCCCTCACTTCGACTTTTTTATCTCCGACGTCTTTTACGCATTTATCCCGCATGGTTCATCATAGCTTGTCTATACTATATCCCAGATTATCTCTGTCCTAACCTCGTAGGACATAGCGGACAAAGTACGAGTATCATCGATCTCATCGGTGATATAACAATAAACTGGGACTTCTGGTTACACGATGAACTAACATTCTGGTATATACCCGCCATCATCTTTCTCTATCTAGTGAGTCCATTTTACATGAACCTCATCATCAAGCATCCTATTTATCGATGGTTGCCGGTGATGATGATTATGTGGTGTATTCTTGTGCAATATGTAACGCCCATCCACAATATCTTAGGTCATTTAGAGATCTTCTGGAGCCGTATCCCAATCTTCTTCATCGGGATCAACATTGCAGCAGCGGTGAAACGAAAGGAGACAATGGACGGAGCTTCCATCTGGATGATTTGGCTAATGTTCATAATGGCGCTTGCAGCGAGCATTTTCCTCGAGCAAGAGAAGCACGGACAGTTCCCACTCTTCCTTGAAAGAATGCTCTATATCCCCCTTACAATTACAACGATACTTCTTCTAAACCGCGTATTCCGTAGAACGCCAAAGAGTATAAACAAAGCATTTAAGTTCATTGGTGCATTAAGTTTGGAGGCGTATCTGATTCACGCACACTTTGTATTAGATTATGTAGAAAAGAATAATTGGTCATATTGGCCTACTTTCATCGTAACAACTGCCATCACGCTGATTTTTGCATGGCTGCTGCATACGTTACTTGAACAAATAATAACGCCCATAGAGAAAAGGATAAAATGA
- a CDS encoding acyltransferase family protein yields MFDKIFSSKGSKHPSISSGENTEEKLTRTECNALRGLAIIGIFLHNYCHWLRPMVKENEYQYFQRNVDGLYRVLQGSWDELFLFHIFSFFGHYGVPIFLFLSAYGLTMKYEKCSVISPTENMQAERKLRRFGFIKYHWLKLFRMMIVGFVAFTMVDAITIGQHHYKVMDIIGQMGLFNNLLTHPDDIIWPGPYWFFGLMIQLYIVYRLFLYRRHWTWNVTLIVLCFVIQIACDPEGDALNRWRYNFIGGMLPFGAGLLYARYVRPWSTATNLVAFILSVFAIVLMSFSYLTWYFVPLAICIASITFVKLLSRLETTIDWKNFSLMGVLSWVGSISAALFVCHPITRKIFIPISKGGDYWTGLLLYIIASLCLAWLFKELMKKIPSPKLK; encoded by the coding sequence ATGTTCGACAAGATCTTTAGTTCTAAAGGAAGCAAACATCCATCCATCTCATCCGGCGAAAATACCGAAGAAAAACTTACACGGACGGAATGTAACGCATTGCGGGGACTTGCCATCATTGGCATCTTCCTGCATAACTATTGCCATTGGTTAAGACCAATGGTGAAAGAGAACGAATACCAATACTTCCAACGTAATGTTGATGGACTTTATCGGGTGCTGCAAGGTTCATGGGATGAATTATTTTTATTCCACATCTTTTCTTTCTTTGGACATTATGGAGTACCCATATTCCTCTTTCTGTCAGCTTATGGACTGACAATGAAGTATGAAAAGTGCTCAGTCATTAGCCCTACAGAGAATATGCAAGCCGAAAGGAAACTCCGTCGCTTCGGTTTCATCAAGTACCACTGGTTGAAACTCTTCCGCATGATGATTGTCGGCTTCGTTGCTTTTACGATGGTTGACGCTATCACCATCGGGCAGCATCATTACAAGGTGATGGACATAATCGGACAAATGGGCCTTTTTAACAACCTTCTTACCCATCCCGACGACATCATTTGGCCAGGACCATACTGGTTCTTTGGACTAATGATTCAGCTATACATCGTTTATCGATTGTTTCTTTATCGTCGCCATTGGACGTGGAATGTTACATTGATTGTCCTATGCTTTGTTATCCAGATAGCTTGTGACCCAGAAGGTGACGCTTTGAACCGCTGGAGATATAACTTTATTGGAGGAATGTTGCCATTCGGTGCAGGCCTACTTTATGCAAGATACGTACGTCCATGGAGTACAGCTACGAACCTTGTAGCCTTCATCCTATCAGTGTTTGCGATTGTATTGATGAGTTTCAGTTATCTAACATGGTATTTTGTGCCCCTTGCTATTTGCATCGCTTCCATCACATTCGTGAAGTTATTAAGTCGTTTAGAAACAACTATTGACTGGAAAAACTTCTCATTAATGGGTGTTTTATCTTGGGTCGGGAGTATATCAGCAGCCCTCTTCGTATGCCATCCTATCACAAGAAAGATATTTATTCCTATTTCCAAAGGTGGAGACTACTGGACAGGGCTTCTACTATACATCATTGCGTCACTCTGTCTTGCATGGTTGTTTAAGGAATTAATGAAGAAGATTCCAAGTCCTAAACTGAAATAA